Below is a genomic region from Methanobacterium sp..
ATAATATCTTTATACTTATTGTATAGCCCTGAAAGAATTATTACAACTCCTACAGGCATTATCTGTTCTTGAAGCTCTTCTCCAGTGATCTTATCTTTTTCAAGTATCCCATAGTTTTTAAACTCAAAATCATGTGCTGCTGCCAATTTCTCAGTAAACGTGTTATATTCTTCCTCATTTTGACCTATATGGCTTATAAATATATTATATAATCTTGATTCTGATTCAAACATTTCATCCACCTACAATTTAATGATCATTTAATTATCATTAATAGAAATTATGGATAAAATTGGTAATTTATTTTTTGATTTAAAAATAGAAATACTTAAAATCTAAAAAGAGGTAAAGGGTTTAAAACGATCTTCACCTCTTAAACCGTAGCTCAGCCCTAACGAATCATGGATTTAACTGCATGTATTATACAATTAAATAATTATATCCATAAGCTCTGTAAGGAACTGTTTTCCATTTTCCGTTTTGGTATAGTTGAACTGATCTGTGTCTGCTGGAATAACTTGTCGCGTATTGAATTACTCTTGATTTGTAGCCTGCAGCTTTGAATTTATTGTTTAAATATGCACTGTATGCCCAACAATCACCTGCATGGTATTTAACTAAGCCAGAAGCAGTACTAACTCCACTTCGGTAGCCGTATCCTGCAGCTGATTTCATAATTGAGTTTAATTTTGGGTCGCTGAATGTATCTGCTTTACCGCTTGAGGTATAAGATGAACTACTGGAACTTGATGCTGCTTTAACTGTACTGGTTTTGTATTTATAATAATATTTCCAGGTATACTTCCAAGTGTACTTCCATGTATAGTACCATCTACCGTGGGATTTATACCAATGTTTATACCAGTGTTTGTACCAGTGCTTATACCATACTTTAACTTTTACACTGGACGCTGCATTCACTTTCAAAACGTCTGTGTGTTCGTTTAGACCAATTTGAGCATTATCATCCGATGCACTTTGGTCCGATGCCCCCACCGCAGAGGGCAAAATGCTTATTGCCATAGCTATTGCTATTAGCAAAGCATACATAGATTGTCGCTTAATTATACCGCCTCCGTGTCCAAAAGTATTAATACACCTACTTAGTACTTCTTGGACAAAACAATAATCAACTTACAGCATATATAAATGTTTTGGTTTTTTTGTCAAAAAAAAGCCTTTATAGCTCTCTTTTTTAGATTTAAGACTCTTTTAAAGTGTATTTAAATGTCGAATTACAGATTAACGCGTTTAGTTTGTATTTTTACTAAATTAGCTCTAATTAAACCCCATTTGAAAAAATTGTCACTAATTGATGCTATTATACATCTAAATTACACGCTCAAATTATGTATAGTATTTACTATCAAGTTCATTCATACATATAATCCTTATACGCATATAAATGTCAAAAATACAATCTACAATATGCTATTTACAGAATTAGCCATTAAATATATGTTATAATAGAAATGATACAAAATTTCATATTTTCCAGATTAATTGAAAATATTATTATTTAAAATGCCCTTCAAAAGTCGATTTATAGTACAGCCAACCCCATAAAACTATAACTTACATACAATCATATACATAACTACTTTTTATACTCAAAATCCATTACAATCAAATTACGGAAGTAGACTGAAATGTTCATATCTGAATTGATACCAGTTAAGGATGCGCTAAAAATCATAGACAACATTGAAATTAAACTTGATATTGAAAGGATTCCTCTTGAAGAAGCATATAATAGAGTCCTTGCAGAAGATATAAAAGCACTTTTAGATTCTCCCTCCTTTGACCGATCTGCTATGGATGGTTATGCAGTAAAAGCTGAAGATACATTCGGATCCTCTGAAACCAGTCCTGCATATTTAAAAGTTGTAGATAGAATAGGTGCTGGCGATACGTCAAAAATAGTTTTAAAGCAGGGTGAAGCTATAAAAATCGCTACTGGGGCACCAATACCAGAAGGTGCAAACGCAGTTGTCATGGAAGAGTATACCTACGAAGAAAACAATGATTTGGAAGTTTCAAAAACATTATTTCCAGGGGAAAATGTTGCCCCCTTTGGAGAAGATTTTAAAAAAGGTGATGAACTCCTAAAATCAGGGGAAATCTTAAGACCTCAAGATATTGGGATAATAACGTCTGCAGGCCATGATACCGTAAATGTATTTAAAAAGCCCAAAATAGGTGTGATAACTACTGGAAACGAACTTGTAATGTCTAAATCAGAGATTAAAGGGGCTAAAATTATAAATTCAAATTATTATACACTAAAAGCACTCGTTGAAAGTACTCTTGCAGTTCCAGAAGTTACCCATTGCGTTGACGATGCACAAAAAGTAAAAGAACAAATTGAAATATTTTTAAAGTCATATGATGCCATAATAACCACTGGAGGCACTGCCATAAGTAAAGGAGATGTTGTGGTAGATGTGGTTGATAAAATGGGAGAAGTTTTAATTCATGGAGCAGCTATAAGACCTGGAAAGCCCTTTGGATTTGGAGTAATAAATGAAACCCCCATATTCATGCTTTCAGGATATCCTGTAGCTTCAATGGTGCAGTTCGATATTTTCACTCGCAATTACCTTCTTAAAATGCAGAATATTCATAAAGAGTTCTCAATCATTAAAAAAACAGCATCTAGAAAGATTGCGTCAACACTTGGCAGAACAGATTATGTTAGAGCAAAAACAGAAGGCAATTTAGTACATCCCCTTAAAATAGATGGATCTG
It encodes:
- the glp gene encoding gephyrin-like molybdotransferase Glp yields the protein MFISELIPVKDALKIIDNIEIKLDIERIPLEEAYNRVLAEDIKALLDSPSFDRSAMDGYAVKAEDTFGSSETSPAYLKVVDRIGAGDTSKIVLKQGEAIKIATGAPIPEGANAVVMEEYTYEENNDLEVSKTLFPGENVAPFGEDFKKGDELLKSGEILRPQDIGIITSAGHDTVNVFKKPKIGVITTGNELVMSKSEIKGAKIINSNYYTLKALVESTLAVPEVTHCVDDAQKVKEQIEIFLKSYDAIITTGGTAISKGDVVVDVVDKMGEVLIHGAAIRPGKPFGFGVINETPIFMLSGYPVASMVQFDIFTRNYLLKMQNIHKEFSIIKKTASRKIASTLGRTDYVRAKTEGNLVHPLKIDGSGIIRSMVESDCYILIEENVEGINEGEECDVLLYHSLKV
- a CDS encoding TIR domain-containing protein, encoding MFESESRLYNIFISHIGQNEEEYNTFTEKLAAAHDFEFKNYGILEKDKITGEELQEQIMPVGVVIILSGLYNKYKDIIKKQIDISNKLEKPIIVIRPYGMENVPPELEEAAADIIGWNAPCIVDAIVENYLEQF